From Candidatus Binatia bacterium:
GAGCCCGAGAACGTCTTCCTCTCCGAGAACGGTGACGTGCTCGAGTTCACGCACGAGTTCGGCGACAAGGTCGGCAAGACGTACGGCGGCCACGTCTTCGTAGACGGCTCGGGAATCGGCGACATCGGCGAGGCCGTGCTGCGCGACCGCAAGGCCCTCTCGAACGACGGCATCATCATGGTCGTGGTCGCGATCGACAGCGAGGAGGCACGGGTCATCGCCGGCCCCGATCTGATCTCGAGGGGCGTCTTCTACCTGCCCGAGGCCGACGGGGTGCTCGACGAGCTTCGCGGGGAGCTGCGGGCGACGATCGAGGGGATCTCGGTGGACGCCATGCGCGACGTCAACAGCGTCAAGGAGCATATCCGAAGCGCCCTGGCCGGGGCCGTTCACGCCCGAACCAAGCGCCGGCCGGTCGTCATCCCGGTCGTGATGGAGGTCTGACCCGCCGCCTTCGGGCCCTCCCCCGAAGATTTTTCGGCAGGCCCGTAACCTTTGGGACCCGGGCCGGTATGGACGCCCAGATGGTTTAGAGTTCTCAAAAGGGTGAGCGAGTAGTGGTCGGCGAGAGCGCCCAGAAACGGGCGCTTTTGCTTTTCCCGGCCTAGCCCCTGAAGGCGAAGTAGACGGCCCCCACGATCAGAGCGTAACTCACGCCGTAATTCCACTTGGGCGCCTGCCCGAAGACCACGAACGCGAAGACGGTAAAGACGACGAGGGTGATCACCTCTTGGAGTATCTTGAGCTGCGTCAGCGTCAGCACGCCGTAGCCAATCCGGTTGGCCGGAACCTGAAAGCAGTACTCGAGCAGGGCGATCGCCCAGCTGGCGACGATCGCGACGATCAACGGGCTTTTTCATATGCTTGAGGTGCCCGTACCACGCGATCGTCATGAAGAGGTTCGAGAGCGTCAATAGGAGCACGGTCGCGGCGACCGGGTAGCGGGCGATTAGCTGGGACATGCTTCTCCTCGAATTCGAAGGATGACGGCGTTCGTGAACTCGCTCGTCGTGGCGTGGCCGCCGAGATCCGCGGTTGCGATGCCGTCGCGCACCGCCTCGAAGGCCGCCTTGGAGATCGCGCGCGAGGCGGCGACTGCTCGTGGGTCTTCCATATACGATAGCGCGGCCGAGGCCGCCAGAATCATCGCGAGCGGGTTCGCAACGTTTTTGCCGTGAAGGCGCGGCGCCGTGCCGTGCGGTGCCTCGGCCATGACCGTCGAGGGCTGCAGTCGCTCGTTGAAAGCCAGCACGACCGACTCCGCGCCGGCGATCGAGCCGAAGAGCTGCATCACGAGATCGGAGAGACAGTCGCCGTCGCGATTGAGCGCCGGAATGACGAGCGGCGTGTCGCCGGCGGTCGAGAGCAGCAGCGCGTAGGTGGCGTCGATGAGCTGCGGATCGTAGGGGACGCCCGGATGCCGCGCGGCCGCGGCGTCCATCTCTTCTTTGAGCATGCCCTCGTAGACCGGGCTCACCGTATACTTGGGGCCGCCGAAGACCGTCGCGCCCGATCTCTCGGCGTGTTGGAATGCGTACTCGGCGACGTAGCGACAGACGCGGCGCGAGATCGTCTCGGTGCGCGAGGCGACCTCATCCATGCCCGAGCCGTCGCGCCACTCGGTCGCGCCGTACGCGTCGCCGACCGCCATCCTCACGACCGAGATCGGCGCGTGAATGCCCGCGACGGGAAGGACGCGCGGAATCTTGCGGCCCGTGCGCACGATGACGCTGCCGCCGATCGCCTCGCGGAGGATGCGGTTGGGCGAACCGACGTCGCCAGGGGTGTCCGGCGTTATGGTCGCCGCTTTGAGCCCGACGCGCCGGCGCTTCATCGCTTCGGCCGCATTGAGCACGACGCGGTTCGCGGTCGCGCGCCGGTTTTCGAGCGAGAGGTCGTAGCGCTCGAACTCGATTGCGAAACCTATCGTCTGCGGCTCGAGCACGCGCAGCGCTTCGAGCAACAACTCTTGTCCGGTCTGATCGCCCTCGAGGACGACGAGCGTCGGCACCGCCAAAATGAACTCCCGATATGACGAAGAAGAGATAGTTTCCATGGCACGCACCCGGTTCGGCTCCGCTGCGAACAGGCGCCGGCGGGGTTATGCGGGGACCCGGCTCAACCTGGAGATCGTCGGGATCGCGGCGATCGCGCTCGCCGCCCTCTGCGGCTTCGCCTTGGCCGTTCCGCATCATTCCGGCAGCGTCGGCCTGTGGACCGCCATGGAACTGCGCCGACTCTTTGGAGGTGCGGCGCCGCTTTTCCCGGTGCTCGTCGCGCTGATCGGCGGAATCGTTTTCTTGGAAATTAACGTCCCGCGCATGATCGCCGGCTTGGGCAGCAGCGCGCTCGCATACTTCTTACTAATCACCGCGATCTTCGGCGCGGGCGGTCAGACGCGCGGCGGAATCGTCGGCTCGAACATCTGGTGGGCGCTGCACGCGCTCGTCGGCTCGGTCGGAGCGTGGATCGTGCTCGTCGTCGCGCTCGTCTCGCTCACGCTCTGGCTCACCAACGCGAGCATGAAGCAAGTGATCGGCCGCGTCATCGTCTTCTTCGGCGGGCTCAAGCCGCCGCCGATGCCGCCGCTCCCGAAGTTCAAGCTCGCGCTGCCGCAGCGAATCGTCGAGGCGCCCGTCATCGAAGCGCCGATCGCAGACGCGCCCCTCGTCCCCGCGCCGGTCGTTCGGCCGCCGGTGGTCGAGGTTCCGTTCGAGCCGCCGCGCCCACCGCAGCCTGCCCCGCCGCCGGTGCGCGTTACGAAGGAAGACGGCGCGCACGCGTACCGGCTGCCGGATCTCTCGATCTTCGACGTGCCGCCGAGCCAGAAGGTTGACGATAGCAATCGCGTGCATCTGCTCGAGGATACGCTTGCGAGCTTCGGCGTCGGCGCGAAGGTCTCGCACATCGAGCGCGGCCCGTCCATCACGCGCTACGAACTGAAGCCCGAACGCGGCGTCAAGATTTCGCGGATCGCATCGCTCGCCGACGACTTGGCGCTCGCGCTCGCGGCGACGAGCGTGCGCATCGAGGCTCCGATTCCCGGAAAATCCGCGGTCGGCATCGAGATTCCGAATCAAACGATCTCGATCGTCGCGATCCGCGAGATTCTCGACTCGCTGCCGAATCGCGGCCAAGTTCCGCCGCTCTGGATGGCGCTCGGCAAAGACATCACCGGACGCCCGGTCTTCGGCGATCTCTGCAAGATGCCGCACCTCTTGGTAGCCGGCGCGACGGGCGCGGGCAAATCGGTCTGCCTCAACGCGATCATCGCATCGCT
This genomic window contains:
- a CDS encoding isocitrate/isopropylmalate family dehydrogenase, whose translation is MAVPTLVVLEGDQTGQELLLEALRVLEPQTIGFAIEFERYDLSLENRRATANRVVLNAAEAMKRRRVGLKAATITPDTPGDVGSPNRILREAIGGSVIVRTGRKIPRVLPVAGIHAPISVVRMAVGDAYGATEWRDGSGMDEVASRTETISRRVCRYVAEYAFQHAERSGATVFGGPKYTVSPVYEGMLKEEMDAAAARHPGVPYDPQLIDATYALLLSTAGDTPLVIPALNRDGDCLSDLVMQLFGSIAGAESVVLAFNERLQPSTVMAEAPHGTAPRLHGKNVANPLAMILAASAALSYMEDPRAVAASRAISKAAFEAVRDGIATADLGGHATTSEFTNAVILRIRGEACPS
- a CDS encoding DNA translocase FtsK, encoding MARTRFGSAANRRRRGYAGTRLNLEIVGIAAIALAALCGFALAVPHHSGSVGLWTAMELRRLFGGAAPLFPVLVALIGGIVFLEINVPRMIAGLGSSALAYFLLITAIFGAGGQTRGGIVGSNIWWALHALVGSVGAWIVLVVALVSLTLWLTNASMKQVIGRVIVFFGGLKPPPMPPLPKFKLALPQRIVEAPVIEAPIADAPLVPAPVVRPPVVEVPFEPPRPPQPAPPPVRVTKEDGAHAYRLPDLSIFDVPPSQKVDDSNRVHLLEDTLASFGVGAKVSHIERGPSITRYELKPERGVKISRIASLADDLALALAATSVRIEAPIPGKSAVGIEIPNQTISIVAIREILDSLPNRGQVPPLWMALGKDITGRPVFGDLCKMPHLLVAGATGAGKSVCLNAIIASLLATATPDQVQMLMIDPKRVELTVFNGIPHLIKEVIADPRLAAGALFEMTKEMEARYERFAKAAVRKIEEYNAKYPEERLPYVVIVIDELADLMLVAPAKVETTIMRLAQLGRATGIHLVVATQRPSVDVITGLIKANVPSRIAFAVSSQTDSRVILDMNGAERLLGRGDMLYLPIDAPKPIRAQGALITNSEVSRLVEFWARQSRPDNLLDVEVVPVGDEEPRRDVDPLCYEAAKFIIETNYASTAALQSQFSIGHPRAVRVMKQLEDFKVVGQHEGTKPRKILVGLPELELMSSRLGRDQAQPDLFAGAD